Below is a genomic region from Balneolaceae bacterium.
CCAGGATGCCGGCGTTGTCGTCCATAAAACTAACGCCTGATCCCCGCACCTCCAGGTCGCGGATGGTCACCGAGTCGGCCCGCACGATCAGCACGGAACCCTCGCCCCCGGCGTCCAGTACCGCCCGGCCTTCGCCGCGAATGGTCAGTGTCTTGTCGATGAGCAGGTTGCGCTCGCGGTAGGTGCCCTCCCTCAGAATGACGGTGTCGCCGGAATCGGCACGGGCCACGGCCTCGCGCAGGGTGGAGAGCTCCCCGCCCGGGGAGACGGTCCAGGTGCGGGATGCCTCCGCGGGGGAGGCAGGCTGTCCGGCAGTCGCCGCGGGGACGTAAACCGCCAGCAGCAGTAAGGCCGCCAGCAGCAGGGCGGTGACCTGCAGGTCCTGAAGGTATGTGCTTGAAGAATTCATGATGCTCAATCCATATGCTGTTTATGCTGCGATTTCACCTGCGGCTCAGCGCGCGATGCGCTCCCAGCTCGTGCGCTGGCCCGGGTACTCCGCCATGTGACGTTCTGCGGCCTGCTGCGATTCCACGGCCAGCAGGCCGGCGCCCATGGGACTGCGTATATTTTCACTCTGTATGAGCACCGCATCCTCAAGCCCCAGCCAGGTGCCCGGCTCGTTGAAATCGCTCACCCAGAAGGAGGCGCCTTCGGCCTCGGCCGGGTTCTCCGAGCGGTAGCTGCCCATGCATTCGATGGCGTCAAACTTGACGGCCTTGCCGGTGACAGTCACCATCTGGGAGGCGAATGCCGGGTCGGCGATCATCATCCTGCAATGCGCACATTCGTCGGAGCCGTAGTGGATGTCGGCGGGTCCCGTGCTGCAGCCTGCAATCAGGAGGGTCAGTGCCAGGACGGTCAGTGTGGTTCTCAATCCATTCATCGATATCTACTCAAAAGGTTTGTGTTATCGCTCGCGCCACCAGGCCAGCGCGGCCAGACCCATGGAACACATGGCCAGAAAAAAGCCGATGTGCGGCATAGAGGTGGTGCGCATGTTCAGCAGCTGCTTGGTGCCGATCAGCGGGGGCTGGTAGGTCATGCCCGGCACCTTGATGGCGGCGTCGGGATCCAGGTTGTGCCCATAGTCGTACTCCCAGAGCCAGAAGTCGGCAAGCCCGACCAGCGCCAGCAGCACGAATAAGGCCAGCCACACGGCCACCCATCTGCGTTTACCCCACAAGGCGATCACCAGTCCGGTGATGATAAATGCCGCAAATACAGGGGGCATGATTTTAAGCTCGGGGATGGAGTCGGGGTGGATCTCCTGCATGCCGATGTAGTGGTTCAGCCCGTTGATGTTCTGCAGATCCTGCGGGGACTTGCCCTCAATGGTGTTCACGCGAATATTGAGGCCGATGCCCTCAGGGTACTGGGGAGCGTCAAGCTTTATGCTCCAGATGGGGAATACGAACACACCTGCCAGCAGCAGGGCCGCAATGCCCATGATGATTCTGTTTTGCTTTTTCATCGCTGTGCTCAATCGTTTATTGGTTGCCTTTCCCGCGCAGCGGGTGATTCCTTTTGGATGCCGGCCGGGGGCGGCTGGGCCGCCCCGTCCGGCGGTAGGTAACGGAGAGCTGTCAAACTCTCCGCCACGATGGATTGAGTGTCAGACTATTCGCCGGTGCCGAAGCTGATCGGCACATCGGAGCCGGCAGGCGACACGCGAATGTATCCCTGCATCTCCTGGTGGAGCGCCGAACAGAAGTCCGTGCAGTAGAAGGGTGCTACACCCACGCGGTCGGGCGTCCAGACCAGGGTCCGGGTCTCACCCGGCATGATCAGAAGCTCGGAGGTATTGGCCCCGCGGACCGTAAAGCCGTGCGGCACGTCCCAATCCTGTTCCAGGTTGGTGACATGGAAGTAGACCGTGTCGCCCATTTTGATGCCCTCGATGTTATCGGGGGCGAAGTGGGTACGGATGGTGGTCATGTAGACGTGTACCTCGTTCCCGTCACGCTCTACCCGCGCCTGGTCTTCGCTGGTGATGGCGTGCGGGTTTTGGTTGTCTTCCAGCGGGTAGAAGCGAACCATGTCGTCGTCCATGATCAGATCGGCCGGGATGGCCTGCGCGTAGTGCGGCTCGCCCTCGGTGGGGAAGTCCAGCAACAGGCGCATCTTGTCGCCCGAAATATCTATGAGTTGGGCCGAGTGGAAGAGCTCGGGTCCCGTGGGCAGGTAGCGGTCCTTGGTGATCTTGTTGAGAGCCACCAGGTACTTGCCCCAGGGCTTGCGGCTGTCCCCGCCGGGGATCATAAGGTGACCCGGGGAGTAGTAGGTATCGATGCGGTCGAGCACCTCGAAGGTCTCCAGGCTCCACTTGACCACCTCAGAGGAGATGAAAGCCGTGGTGTAGGCGTTGCCGCGTCCGTCAAACTCTGTGTGGAGGGGACCCAGGCCTGGGTTCTGCACCTCGCCGGCCAGGGTGGCGTCGTAACGCAGCACCGGAATACCCTGCTCCTCGCCCTCATAGTCCTCGTTCTCGATGGCCTCGATCATTTTGCTGAAAGAGTGCACCGGTATGACCGTGGAGAGCTTTCCGCCCGCTACGATCAGCTCGCCGTCGGGCGATACGTCCACCCCGTGGGGTGATTTGGGCGTGGGCAGGTAGTAGATCATGCCCGGGAGCTCGGTGGGATCGAGCACGCGCACCTCGTTGTAGCGCTCGGTCTTGGCGATGTGGTCGGAGTCGATGTAGTTGCGCACGTAGTCGGCGGGCACCATCTCGCCTTCGCCCTGCGCGGCATACTCGGCCGCCTTGGCCCAGTTGACCGCGGCGATATAATCCTTGTCGTTGCGCGAGGCATTCACTTCCAGCAGGGTGTGGGCCTGCTCGCTGTTGTAGCTGGTGAAGAAAGACCAGCCGTGCGAAGGGCCCTTGCCTGCATGGGAAAGATCGTAATCGAATCCGGGCACCAGGATCTGAAAATCCAGTCGCATGGATCCGTCGTCCTGCATTTTGATGAAGGAGAGCGTACCCTGGAAATTTTCGGCGTAGGAGTCAATGGCCACGTCCCGTTCCCCGTCGTCGCCCATGGGAACACTGAAACGCGTGGCGGCCGAGATATACTCGGTATTCTGGGTTACAAAGGGCGAGGCATGGTTGCCCCCGGAGTTGGGAATCTCGATGATTTCCGTGGTCTGGAAGGAGTTGAGATCGATTTTCGCCACACGGGGCGTGTTGTTTTCGTTGATGAAAATGTACCGCCCGTCAGGCACGCCGTCGGTCTGGGAGAGCTCGGGGTGGTGAGCGTCGCCCCACGGCACGAAGCCGTAGGATGTTTCCAGCATCGCCTTGGTCTCCTCATTGTAGCCGTAGCCGTTGGTGGCCAGCTGCGAAAAGACAGGGACGGTATAGATATGGCGTCCCGAGGGAATGCCGTAGACACTGAGTTGTCCGCTGTAGCCGCCGGACATGAATCCGTAAAATTCATCGTACTCTCCGGGTGCCACGTATACCTGCTGGGCGGCGTCGGCGTCCGAGCCCAGCTCCTGGCTGGAGCAGGCGCCCAGTATAAGCACCAGGGCCGCC
It encodes:
- a CDS encoding nitrous oxide reductase accessory protein NosL; the encoded protein is MNGLRTTLTVLALTLLIAGCSTGPADIHYGSDECAHCRMMIADPAFASQMVTVTGKAVKFDAIECMGSYRSENPAEAEGASFWVSDFNEPGTWLGLEDAVLIQSENIRSPMGAGLLAVESQQAAERHMAEYPGQRTSWERIAR
- the nosZ gene encoding Sec-dependent nitrous-oxide reductase, whose product is MNAHILHTLRYLPLAALVLILGACSSQELGSDADAAQQVYVAPGEYDEFYGFMSGGYSGQLSVYGIPSGRHIYTVPVFSQLATNGYGYNEETKAMLETSYGFVPWGDAHHPELSQTDGVPDGRYIFINENNTPRVAKIDLNSFQTTEIIEIPNSGGNHASPFVTQNTEYISAATRFSVPMGDDGERDVAIDSYAENFQGTLSFIKMQDDGSMRLDFQILVPGFDYDLSHAGKGPSHGWSFFTSYNSEQAHTLLEVNASRNDKDYIAAVNWAKAAEYAAQGEGEMVPADYVRNYIDSDHIAKTERYNEVRVLDPTELPGMIYYLPTPKSPHGVDVSPDGELIVAGGKLSTVIPVHSFSKMIEAIENEDYEGEEQGIPVLRYDATLAGEVQNPGLGPLHTEFDGRGNAYTTAFISSEVVKWSLETFEVLDRIDTYYSPGHLMIPGGDSRKPWGKYLVALNKITKDRYLPTGPELFHSAQLIDISGDKMRLLLDFPTEGEPHYAQAIPADLIMDDDMVRFYPLEDNQNPHAITSEDQARVERDGNEVHVYMTTIRTHFAPDNIEGIKMGDTVYFHVTNLEQDWDVPHGFTVRGANTSELLIMPGETRTLVWTPDRVGVAPFYCTDFCSALHQEMQGYIRVSPAGSDVPISFGTGE